One stretch of Ipomoea triloba cultivar NCNSP0323 chromosome 8, ASM357664v1 DNA includes these proteins:
- the LOC116027366 gene encoding bZIP transcription factor 46, whose translation MGSNLNFKNFGNEQLGDGGGRQASFGLVRQPSVYSLTFDEFQSAVGCGIGKDFGSMNMDELLKNIWSAEENQTMGSASGGQQQNSGPSGYLQRQGSLTLPRTLSQKTVDEVWRDIMKEYCVEKDGSGGGSGGGGGGGGVGGSNTPQRQQTLGEMTLEEFLSKAGVVREETQMAGQVTNGGGVFGDLVSNTGLGFGYQQAGQNNAGLMGGRMPENNPNLMLNMSQARPSQPHPGTSQLQQHQHQQKVEQQKIESQQQQKIEQQNHHHHHQQPLFPKQPTLAYGAPMPIPANGQLRSNGMKGGVMGIPDAAAINGNLVQGSTLQGGGMGLVGLGPGGVTVATGSPAVSSDGLTKSNGDTSSVSPVPYAFNGNVRGRKSSALEKVVERRQRRMIKNRESAARSRARKQAYTMELEAEVAKLKEENQELRKKQAEMMEMQKNQVLEMMNLQRGAKRRCLRRTQTSPW comes from the exons ATGGGGAGTAATTTGAACTTCAAGAACTTTGGTAATGAGCAGTTGGGGGATGGTGGGGGAAGGCAGGCGAGTTTTGGGCTGGTGAGGCAGCCGTCGGTTTATTCCTTGACTTTTGATGAGTTTCAGAGCGCGGTGGGGTGTGGGATTGGGAAGGATTTTGGGTCAATGAACATGGATGAGTTGCTGAAGAATATTTGGAGTGCTGAGGAGAATCAGACCATGGGATCAGCTAGTGGTGGGCAGCAACAGAACAGTGGTCCTAGTGGGTATTTGCAGAGACAAGGGTCTTTGACATTGCCAAGAACTCTGAGTCAGAAGACTGTTGATGAGGTTTGGAGGGATATAATGAAGGAATATTGTGTTGAGAAAGATGGGAGTGGCGGTGGtagtggcggtggtggtggtggtggtggtgttggggGCTCGAATACGCCTCAGAGGCAGCAGACTTTGGGAGAGATGACCCTTGAGGAGTTCTTGTCTAAAGCTGGGGTTGTGAGGGAAGAGACACAGATGGCTGGACAGGTTACTAATGGTGGAGGAGTATTTGGGGATTTGGTGAGTAATACCGGGCTAGGGTTTGGGTATCAGCAGGCTGGGCAGAACAACGCGGGATTGATGGGCGGTAGGATGCCTGAAAACAACCCTAATTTGATGTTGAACATGAGCCAGGCTAGGCCTTCTCAGCCACACCCCGGGACTTCACAATTGCAGcaacaccaacaccaacaaAAGGTTGAACAGCAAAAGATAGAAAgccaacaacaacaaaagatagagcagcagaaccaccaccaccaccaccagcaaCCGCTGTTTCCTAAGCAACCAACCTTGGCCTATGGTGCTCCAATGCCAATCCCCGCTAATGGTCAATTACGCAGTAATGGAATGAAGGGCGGGGTTATGGGAATTCCCGATGCTGCTGCAATCAATGGCAATCTAGTTCAAGGCTCCACCCTGCAGGGTGGAGGGATGGGTTTGGTAGGTTTAGGACCTGGGGGTGTTACCGTTGCTACAGGATCTCCAGCTGTTTCATCAGATGGGCTCACCAAGAGTAATGGCGATACGTCTTCTGTGTCGCCAGTTCCTTATGCTTTCAATGGAAATGTAAGGGGGAGGAAAAGCAGTGCACTGGAGAAGGTCGTTGAAAGGAGACAGAGGAGAATGATAAAAAATAGAGAGTCAGCTGCAAGATCAAGGGCCAGGAAGCAG GCATATACTATGGAGTTAGAAGCAGAAGTTGCAAAACTAAAAGAAGAAAACCAAGAACTACGTAAGAAACAG GCGGAGATGATGGAAATGCAGAAAAATCAG GTTCTTGAGATGATGAATCTTCAGCGTGGAGCTAAAAGGCGATGCCTCAGACGCACACAGACAAGTCCATGGTAG